Proteins encoded in a region of the Cetobacterium sp. ZOR0034 genome:
- a CDS encoding family 43 glycosylhydrolase, whose amino-acid sequence MRNADIINPVVFQRADPFIYLHTDGYYYMTASIPAYDAIEIRRAKEIKELESGECKIIWKKHLNGELSNLIWAPEIHYINNKWYIYFAAAPNDEIHSEHKTFNHRMFVIENSSSNPFLGEWEEKGRIKTHLESFSLDATIMKSEDKLYYIWAQKDPSIDGNSNIYISLMKTPWELEGDIELLTVPEFEWEKKGFLVNEGPGILKNDKYTFLTYSASATDENYCVGVLKLRNGDNPLLKSNWEKSIVPIFESDVDNLRFGPGHNSFTKTKDGKDIVVYHCRDYNTFDCDPLYDPNRHTCIQIIEWSERNEPILGKPLPLKREMK is encoded by the coding sequence ATGAGAAATGCCGATATTATAAATCCAGTAGTTTTTCAAAGAGCTGATCCATTTATATATTTACATACAGATGGGTATTATTATATGACTGCTTCAATTCCAGCATATGATGCCATTGAAATAAGAAGAGCAAAAGAGATAAAAGAGTTAGAGAGTGGAGAGTGTAAAATTATCTGGAAAAAGCATTTAAATGGAGAGTTAAGTAATTTAATATGGGCTCCAGAAATTCATTACATAAATAATAAGTGGTATATATATTTTGCGGCTGCTCCAAATGATGAAATTCATTCAGAGCATAAAACATTTAATCATAGAATGTTTGTTATAGAAAATTCAAGCAGTAACCCTTTTTTAGGAGAATGGGAGGAGAAAGGAAGGATAAAAACTCATTTAGAATCATTTTCATTAGATGCAACAATTATGAAATCAGAAGATAAACTTTACTATATTTGGGCACAAAAAGATCCTTCTATTGATGGAAATTCAAATATTTATATATCACTTATGAAAACACCTTGGGAATTAGAAGGAGACATAGAACTGTTAACTGTTCCTGAGTTTGAATGGGAAAAAAAGGGATTTTTAGTAAATGAAGGACCGGGAATACTGAAAAATGATAAATATACATTTTTAACATATTCAGCAAGTGCTACAGATGAGAATTACTGTGTGGGAGTATTAAAATTAAGAAATGGAGACAATCCATTATTAAAATCTAATTGGGAAAAAAGTATAGTTCCAATATTCGAAAGTGATGTGGACAATTTAAGGTTTGGACCGGGGCACAATAGTTTTACAAAAACAAAAGATGGAAAAGATATTGTTGTTTATCATTGTAGAGATTATAATACATTTGATTGTGATCCTTTATATGATCCAAATAGACATACCTGTATTCAGATTATTGAATGGAGTGAGAGAAATGAACCTATTTTAGGGAAACCACTGCCGTTAAAAAGAGAAATGAAGTAA
- a CDS encoding carbohydrate ABC transporter permease: MKKKETLLATLFLMPALTIFTIFIFYPICKTFYLSFFQWNMISKNKKFIGMANYLDILKEESVHKSLINTFIYIGLLIVFNFILPYVIAYILAFLVNRMKSFYRTMLFFPSIISLVVASLVFVWVFNPMIGPISKIYQLFNLKPQFWLKTNGLVMVLITLITAWKIFGYNLILLLAGILEVPTELIESAKLDKVSNWKIFLYIVIPMTSSTALYVMVMTVVYGLQQVFVPINVLTQGGPNNGSTNLVYSIYQYAFTFFQTGRASALSVITMLCFFILISIKIKVLEKGVYYEN; this comes from the coding sequence ATGAAAAAAAAAGAAACACTCTTGGCAACACTATTTTTAATGCCAGCATTAACAATTTTTACAATTTTTATATTTTATCCTATCTGTAAAACTTTCTATTTAAGTTTTTTCCAATGGAACATGATAAGTAAGAATAAGAAATTTATAGGGATGGCTAACTATCTTGATATTTTAAAAGAGGAGAGCGTCCATAAATCTTTGATAAATACATTTATTTATATAGGATTACTAATAGTTTTTAACTTTATATTACCATATGTTATAGCTTACATATTAGCATTTTTAGTAAACAGAATGAAAAGCTTCTACAGAACAATGCTATTTTTTCCGAGTATAATCTCGTTAGTTGTAGCTTCGTTAGTATTTGTATGGGTATTTAATCCCATGATTGGACCTATATCTAAGATATACCAACTATTTAATTTAAAACCACAATTTTGGCTAAAAACAAACGGTTTGGTAATGGTATTAATAACACTTATAACAGCTTGGAAAATATTTGGTTACAACTTGATTCTACTTTTAGCTGGGATATTAGAGGTTCCAACAGAGTTGATAGAGAGTGCTAAACTAGATAAAGTTTCAAATTGGAAGATTTTCTTATACATAGTTATCCCGATGACATCATCAACAGCTTTGTATGTGATGGTTATGACTGTAGTGTATGGTCTTCAGCAGGTATTTGTACCTATAAATGTTTTAACTCAAGGTGGACCGAACAATGGAAGTACAAACTTAGTATATAGTATATATCAATATGCATTTACATTTTTCCAAACGGGAAGAGCTTCAGCTTTATCGGTTATTACAATGCTTTGTTTCTTTATATTGATTTCAATAAAGATCAAAGTTTTAGAAAAAGGAGTTTATTATGAAAATTAA
- a CDS encoding carbohydrate ABC transporter permease, translated as MKIKESKWHILFLLIIGIQIFPLIYMLSISFKSMDQIFSDPLSIIPKVITFRNYKYIFENVTIFRYVWNTFFISFLITLGKIVTSVLAGYVLAFKEFRGKKALIFLILGTLFVPFTVTMIPNYLMISELGLLNSSFGVILPQLADGMGIFMIIQNMKGIPKSILEVTKLDKIKETKVLYYIILPMIKNSIISMGILFFINSWNEYFWPLLILSDKKNYTLSLALQMFISSEGGNDWGVTMAIAGLTIVFPIIMYAFFQKKIMTSFVKSGVKG; from the coding sequence ATGAAAATTAAAGAGAGTAAATGGCATATTTTATTTCTATTAATAATAGGGATACAGATTTTCCCGTTGATATATATGTTATCAATATCATTTAAAAGTATGGATCAAATATTTTCAGATCCATTGAGTATAATTCCAAAAGTTATTACATTTAGAAACTATAAATATATCTTTGAGAATGTGACTATTTTTAGATATGTTTGGAATACATTTTTCATATCATTTTTGATAACTTTAGGGAAAATAGTAACGAGTGTGCTAGCAGGATATGTTTTGGCATTCAAAGAGTTTAGAGGTAAAAAAGCATTGATATTTTTAATATTAGGAACTTTATTTGTACCGTTCACAGTAACAATGATACCAAACTACCTTATGATATCAGAGTTAGGACTTTTAAATAGTAGTTTTGGAGTTATTTTGCCACAATTAGCTGATGGAATGGGAATATTTATGATTATTCAAAATATGAAAGGGATTCCAAAATCAATTTTAGAGGTAACAAAATTAGATAAGATAAAAGAGACAAAGGTTTTATATTATATAATTCTACCGATGATAAAGAACTCAATAATATCTATGGGAATACTGTTTTTTATAAACTCATGGAATGAGTATTTCTGGCCGCTATTAATATTAAGTGATAAGAAAAACTATACACTTTCGTTAGCACTTCAAATGTTTATAAGTTCAGAGGGTGGAAATGATTGGGGAGTTACAATGGCTATAGCGGGATTAACAATTGTGTTCCCAATAATAATGTATGCGTTCTTCCAGAAAAAAATAATGACAAGCTTTGTAAAATCAGGAGTAAAAGGATAG